In one Drosophila pseudoobscura strain MV-25-SWS-2005 chromosome X, UCI_Dpse_MV25, whole genome shotgun sequence genomic region, the following are encoded:
- the z gene encoding LOW QUALITY PROTEIN: regulatory protein zeste (The sequence of the model RefSeq protein was modified relative to this genomic sequence to represent the inferred CDS: substituted 1 base at 1 genomic stop codon), producing MSSGVEGAAGGGSANGGSAGGDNGGNGSTTASGGNGGSNKTHLPLTPRFTPEEKEVLYTLFHLHEDVIDIKHRKKQRNKYSVRETWDKIVRDFNSHPHVSALRNIKQIQKFWLNSRLRKQYPYRESSSAYTGAGGGGGGGGGGGGGRAKQQRTVSVKVEPDFVISPDESEPNPQGDTFDEIEMDANDVSDDIEEDPIEVQQQQQQAHAQAEAEAQAQAQAQQQQTAAVEMQKMQSAAVAAVAAANANMLNTHQINVDQISAEKLTLNDLLHFKSARPREEIILQIKHPSDATATQIHTIPTQAQQHTMATITAGGYNQQIISEIKPQQITLAQYQAQQQQQAQAQAQAQAQAQAQAQQLAQAQQMAAQQQQLAVAVHHQQQQAAAVVVQQQQQQQAQQQQQQQQQAAVKMQLTGGTPTFTFSAMPTVTAATAVPVATATIPNAGSPVRNGSSGGGGAVGSAAGDGYEERMNYFKVREAELRCKEQQLTTEKKRIELNKAQDELKYMREVHRLRVEELKMKIRILQKEEEQLRKSSSSXDDLLENVTAAAVGGTEEEQEQLEEYPQEQEEEEYDEEYMDRFIGGF from the exons atgTCGTCGGGGGTGGAGGGTGCCGCAGGTGGGGGTTCAGCGAATGGCGGCAGCGCTGGCGGTGACAATGGCGGAAATGGCAGCACCACTGCATCTGGTGGTAACGGTGGCTCGAATAAAACGCATTTGCCACTCACGCCGCGTTTCACTCCCGAGGAGAAGGAGGTTCTGTATACGCTCTTTCATCTCCATGAGGATGTTATTGACATTAAGCACCGGAAGAAGCAACGCAACAAGTACTCCGTCCGAGAGACCTGGGACAAGATCGTGCGCGACTTCAACTCTCATCCGCATGTCAGTGCCTTGCGCAACATCAAGCAGATCCAGAAATTTTGGCTAAACTCGAG GCTCCGCAAACAGTATCCGTATCGTGAGAGCTCCTCCGCCTATACCGGtgccggcggcggtggtggtggtggtggtggtggtggcggtggcagggcCAAACAGCAACGCACCGTTTCCGTCAAGGTGGAACCCGATTTCGTCATCAGCCCCGATGAATCGGAGCCCAATCCCCAGGGCGACACATTCGATGAGATCGAAATGGATGCTAACGATGTCAGCGATGACATCGAGGAAGATCCCATTGAggtacagcagcagcagcagcaagcgcACGCgcaggccgaggccgaggcacaggcccaagcccaggcacaacagcaacagacggCAGCCGTAGAGATGCAAAAGATGCAGAGTGCCGCAGTGGCGGCTGTGGCGGCTGCAAATGCCAATATGCTCAATACCCACCAGATTAATGTGGATCAGATCAGTGCCGAGAAGCTTACCCTCAACGATTTGCTGCACTTTAAGTCGGCGCGACCACGCGAGGAGATCATACTGCAGATCAAGCATCCCTCGGATGCGACAG CCACACAAATCCACACGATACCCACGCAGGCGCAACAACATACCATGGCCACCATCACCGCTGGGGGCTATAACCAGCAAATCATCAGCGAAATCAAGCCCCAGCAGATCACTCTCGCCCAGTAtcaggcccagcagcagcaacaggcccAGGCGCAGGcccaggcgcaggcgcaggcccaggcacaggcccagCAGTTGGCACAGGCTCAACAGATggcggcccagcagcagcagctggcggtTGCAGTGcatcaccagcaacagcaggcggcagccGTTGtcgtacagcagcagcagcaacaacaggcgcaacaacagcaacagcagcagcagcaggcggcggtAAAGATGCAGCTGACTGGCGGTACGCCCACCTTTACATTCAGCGCCATGCCCACGGTGACGGCAGCCACGGCAGTGCCcgtggcaacggcaacgataCCCAATGCAGGCAGTCCCGTCCGCAATGGGTCGAGTGGGGGCGGCGGGGCGGTTGGATCGGCGGCTGGAGATGGCTATGAGGAGCGGATGAACTACTTCAAGGTGCGGGAGGCAGAGCTGCGGtgcaaggagcagcagctaaCAACCGAAAAGAAGCGCATCGAGCTGAACAAGGCCCAGGATGAGCTCAAGTATATGCGGGAGGTGCACCGGCTGCGCGTCGAGGAGCTCAAGATGAAGATCCGTATCctgcagaaggaggaggagcagctgcgcAAGAGCAGCAGCTCATGAGATGATCTCCTGGAGAATgtcactgcagcagcagtaggcGGAACAGAGGAAGAGCAGGAACAACTGGAGGAGTACccgcaggagcaggaggaagaAGAGTACGATGAGGAGTACATGGATCGTTTTATCGGGGGTTTCTAG